In Neomonachus schauinslandi chromosome 6, ASM220157v2, whole genome shotgun sequence, a genomic segment contains:
- the LOC110573551 gene encoding osteocalcin, with protein MRPVTVLALLALVALCLAGAADAKPSGAESRRGAAFVSKQEGSEVVRRLRRYLDSWLGAPAPYPDSLEPKREVCELNPHCDELADHIGFQDAYQRFYGTV; from the exons ATGAGGCCCGTGACCGTCCTCGCCCTACTGGCCCTGGTCGCACTCTGCCTAGCTGGCGCAGCAG ATGCGAAGCCCAGCGGTGCAGAGTCCCGCAGAGGTGCAG CCTTCGTGTCCAAGCAGGAGGGCAGCGAGGTGGTGAGGAGGCTCCGGCGTTACCTGGACTCCTGGCTGGG AGCCCCAGCCCCCTACCCGGATTCCCTGGAGCCCAAGAGGGAAGTCTGCGAGCTCAACCCCCACTGTGACGAGCTGGCTGACCACATCGGCTTCCAGGACGCTTACCAGCGCTTCTATGGCACAGTCTAG
- the PAQR6 gene encoding membrane progestin receptor delta isoform X3: MGLGHPTLRPGGWTRLGLFPGSPLSHSPPGPGLPARPPLSPSPQPGWLEPGTLPEEPWACRPTGLGAPTKLWVTVRRCRATMLSLKLPQLLRVHQVPRVFWEDGIMSGYRRPTSSARDCVLSSFQMTNETVNIWTHFLPTWYFVWRLLALAGGPGFRAEPYHRPLLVFLLPACLYPFASCCAHTFSSMSPRARHICYFLDYGALSLYSLGCAFPYAAYSMPASWLHSRLHQLFVPAAALNSFLCTGLSCYSRFPELESPALSKVLRTTAFAYPFLFDNLPLFYRLGLCWDRGPSCGQEALSADHSYHLLCALLTGFLFASHLPERLAPGRFDYIGPGSRRRGQTTRENPSLSFHSA, translated from the exons ATGGGGCTGGGCCACCCCACGCTGCGCCCTGGGGGCTGGACAAGGCTGGGATTGTTCCCCGGCTCCCCTTTGTCTCACTCCCCGCCCGGGCCAGGCCTGCCTGCCCGCCcaccactctctccctccccgcaGCCTGGCTGGCTGGAGCCTGGGACTCTGCCGGAGGAGCCCTGGGCCTGCCGACCCACCGGCTTAGGAGCGCCCACCAAGCTCTGG GTCACAGTGCGGAGGTGCCGGGCCACCATGCTCAGTCTCAAGCTGCCCCAACTCCTTCGAGTCCACCAGGTCCCTCGG GTGTTCTGGGAAGACGGCATCATGTCTGGCTACCGCCGCCCCACCAGCTCGGCCCGGGACTGTGTCCTCAGCTCCTTCCAGATGACCAACGAGACGGTCAACATCTGGACTCACTTCCTGCCCACCTG GTACTTCGTGTGGCGCCTGCTGGCGCTGGCGGGGGGCCCGGGCTTCCGGGCGGAGCCCTACCACCGGCCGCTGCTCGTCTTCCTGCTGCCCGCCTGCCTCTACCCCTTCGCGTCGTGCTGTGCGCACACCTTCAGCTCCATGTCGCCCCGCGCGCGCCACATCTGCTACTTCCTGGACTACGGCGCGCTCAGCCTCTACAGCCTGG gctgCGCCTTCCCCTACGCCGCCTACTCCATGCCGGCCTCCTGGCTGCACAGCCGCCTGCACCAGCTCTTTGTGCCTGCCGCCGCACTCAATTCCTTCCTGTGCACCGGCCTCTCCTGCTACTCCCG GTTCCCGGAGCTAGAAAGCCCTGCGCTCAGTAAAGTCCTCCGCACGACTGCCTTCGCCTATCCCTTCCTGTTCGACAACCTCCCCCTCTTCTACCGG CTTGGACTGTGCTGGGACAGGGGCCCCAGCTGTGGGCAGGAGGCGCTGAGCGCCGACCACAGCTACCATCTCCTCTGTGCGCTGCTCACTGGCTTCCTCTTCGCCTCCCACCTGCCCGAGCGGCTGGCCCCAGGGCGCTTTGACTACATCG GGCctggaagcaggaggaggggacaaACGACACGAGAAAACCCAAGTCTTTCCTTCCACTCGGCTTGA
- the PAQR6 gene encoding membrane progestin receptor delta isoform X2 has product MGLGHPTLRPGGWTRLGLFPGSPLSHSPPGPGLPARPPLSPSPQPGWLEPGTLPEEPWACRPTGLGAPTKLWVTVRRCRATMLSLKLPQLLRVHQVFWEDGIMSGYRRPTSSARDCVLSSFQMTNETVNIWTHFLPTWYFVWRLLALAGGPGFRAEPYHRPLLVFLLPACLYPFASCCAHTFSSMSPRARHICYFLDYGALSLYSLGCAFPYAAYSMPASWLHSRLHQLFVPAAALNSFLCTGLSCYSRFPELESPALSKVLRTTAFAYPFLFDNLPLFYRLGLCWDRGPSCGQEALSADHSYHLLCALLTGFLFASHLPERLAPGRFDYIGHSHQLFHICAVLGTHFQLEAVLADMGSRRAWLATQEPPLGLAGTVATLGLAVAGNLLIIAAFTSSLFRAPSTCPLLHGGPLEGGMKARQQ; this is encoded by the exons ATGGGGCTGGGCCACCCCACGCTGCGCCCTGGGGGCTGGACAAGGCTGGGATTGTTCCCCGGCTCCCCTTTGTCTCACTCCCCGCCCGGGCCAGGCCTGCCTGCCCGCCcaccactctctccctccccgcaGCCTGGCTGGCTGGAGCCTGGGACTCTGCCGGAGGAGCCCTGGGCCTGCCGACCCACCGGCTTAGGAGCGCCCACCAAGCTCTGG GTCACAGTGCGGAGGTGCCGGGCCACCATGCTCAGTCTCAAGCTGCCCCAACTCCTTCGAGTCCACCAG GTGTTCTGGGAAGACGGCATCATGTCTGGCTACCGCCGCCCCACCAGCTCGGCCCGGGACTGTGTCCTCAGCTCCTTCCAGATGACCAACGAGACGGTCAACATCTGGACTCACTTCCTGCCCACCTG GTACTTCGTGTGGCGCCTGCTGGCGCTGGCGGGGGGCCCGGGCTTCCGGGCGGAGCCCTACCACCGGCCGCTGCTCGTCTTCCTGCTGCCCGCCTGCCTCTACCCCTTCGCGTCGTGCTGTGCGCACACCTTCAGCTCCATGTCGCCCCGCGCGCGCCACATCTGCTACTTCCTGGACTACGGCGCGCTCAGCCTCTACAGCCTGG gctgCGCCTTCCCCTACGCCGCCTACTCCATGCCGGCCTCCTGGCTGCACAGCCGCCTGCACCAGCTCTTTGTGCCTGCCGCCGCACTCAATTCCTTCCTGTGCACCGGCCTCTCCTGCTACTCCCG GTTCCCGGAGCTAGAAAGCCCTGCGCTCAGTAAAGTCCTCCGCACGACTGCCTTCGCCTATCCCTTCCTGTTCGACAACCTCCCCCTCTTCTACCGG CTTGGACTGTGCTGGGACAGGGGCCCCAGCTGTGGGCAGGAGGCGCTGAGCGCCGACCACAGCTACCATCTCCTCTGTGCGCTGCTCACTGGCTTCCTCTTCGCCTCCCACCTGCCCGAGCGGCTGGCCCCAGGGCGCTTTGACTACATCG GCCACAGCCACCAGCTCTTCCACATCTGTGCTGTGCTGGGCACCCACTTCCAGCTGGAGGCAGTGCTCGCTGACATGGGGTCTCGCCGAGCCTGGCTGGCCACGCAGGAACCCCCCCTGGGCCTGGCGGGCACAGTGGCCACGCTGGGCCTGGCGGTGGCCGGGAACCTGCTCATCATTGCTGCCTTCACAAGCTCCCTGTTTCGggcccccagcacctgccccctGCTGCACGGCGGCCCCCTGGAGGGGGGTATGAAGGCCAGACAGCAGTGA
- the PAQR6 gene encoding membrane progestin receptor delta isoform X1 yields the protein MGLGHPTLRPGGWTRLGLFPGSPLSHSPPGPGLPARPPLSPSPQPGWLEPGTLPEEPWACRPTGLGAPTKLWVTVRRCRATMLSLKLPQLLRVHQVPRVFWEDGIMSGYRRPTSSARDCVLSSFQMTNETVNIWTHFLPTWYFVWRLLALAGGPGFRAEPYHRPLLVFLLPACLYPFASCCAHTFSSMSPRARHICYFLDYGALSLYSLGCAFPYAAYSMPASWLHSRLHQLFVPAAALNSFLCTGLSCYSRFPELESPALSKVLRTTAFAYPFLFDNLPLFYRLGLCWDRGPSCGQEALSADHSYHLLCALLTGFLFASHLPERLAPGRFDYIGHSHQLFHICAVLGTHFQLEAVLADMGSRRAWLATQEPPLGLAGTVATLGLAVAGNLLIIAAFTSSLFRAPSTCPLLHGGPLEGGMKARQQ from the exons ATGGGGCTGGGCCACCCCACGCTGCGCCCTGGGGGCTGGACAAGGCTGGGATTGTTCCCCGGCTCCCCTTTGTCTCACTCCCCGCCCGGGCCAGGCCTGCCTGCCCGCCcaccactctctccctccccgcaGCCTGGCTGGCTGGAGCCTGGGACTCTGCCGGAGGAGCCCTGGGCCTGCCGACCCACCGGCTTAGGAGCGCCCACCAAGCTCTGG GTCACAGTGCGGAGGTGCCGGGCCACCATGCTCAGTCTCAAGCTGCCCCAACTCCTTCGAGTCCACCAGGTCCCTCGG GTGTTCTGGGAAGACGGCATCATGTCTGGCTACCGCCGCCCCACCAGCTCGGCCCGGGACTGTGTCCTCAGCTCCTTCCAGATGACCAACGAGACGGTCAACATCTGGACTCACTTCCTGCCCACCTG GTACTTCGTGTGGCGCCTGCTGGCGCTGGCGGGGGGCCCGGGCTTCCGGGCGGAGCCCTACCACCGGCCGCTGCTCGTCTTCCTGCTGCCCGCCTGCCTCTACCCCTTCGCGTCGTGCTGTGCGCACACCTTCAGCTCCATGTCGCCCCGCGCGCGCCACATCTGCTACTTCCTGGACTACGGCGCGCTCAGCCTCTACAGCCTGG gctgCGCCTTCCCCTACGCCGCCTACTCCATGCCGGCCTCCTGGCTGCACAGCCGCCTGCACCAGCTCTTTGTGCCTGCCGCCGCACTCAATTCCTTCCTGTGCACCGGCCTCTCCTGCTACTCCCG GTTCCCGGAGCTAGAAAGCCCTGCGCTCAGTAAAGTCCTCCGCACGACTGCCTTCGCCTATCCCTTCCTGTTCGACAACCTCCCCCTCTTCTACCGG CTTGGACTGTGCTGGGACAGGGGCCCCAGCTGTGGGCAGGAGGCGCTGAGCGCCGACCACAGCTACCATCTCCTCTGTGCGCTGCTCACTGGCTTCCTCTTCGCCTCCCACCTGCCCGAGCGGCTGGCCCCAGGGCGCTTTGACTACATCG GCCACAGCCACCAGCTCTTCCACATCTGTGCTGTGCTGGGCACCCACTTCCAGCTGGAGGCAGTGCTCGCTGACATGGGGTCTCGCCGAGCCTGGCTGGCCACGCAGGAACCCCCCCTGGGCCTGGCGGGCACAGTGGCCACGCTGGGCCTGGCGGTGGCCGGGAACCTGCTCATCATTGCTGCCTTCACAAGCTCCCTGTTTCGggcccccagcacctgccccctGCTGCACGGCGGCCCCCTGGAGGGGGGTATGAAGGCCAGACAGCAGTGA